DNA from Deltaproteobacteria bacterium:
GAAGTGGACGGACGCATCGGCCTATCGCGTCCGCGTCGATGGGCGCAGCGCGGTGATGAACCGTCGCCTGGACGACACGGCGATCGATTACAAGCTGCGGGACGTGTATTCCGTGCGCGTCGGCGCGTCGCGGATCGTGCGCGGCGCCGGCGGCCGGCGCTACCACCTGCGCGGCGGCGTCGCGTACGACACCGAGGCGGTGCCCGAGAGCTGGACGACGCTCAACGTCGACGGCGCGGCGCGCCTGCTGGTAGCCGGCGGCATCGGCATCGAGTGGGCGCGCACGCGCATCGACGTGGGCGCGGCGCGCATCGGCAAGACGCGGCGACAGGTGCGCGAGATGCCGGTCGCCAACCCGGACGACGTCGACCTGCGCCAACAGCCGGACGCGCCGGTGCCGCTGTTGCCGGGCGACGAGCTGCCGTACCACCCGATCAACACGGGGACCTACGAGACCGGCTACTCGCTGGTGTCCGTGGCGCTCACGCGCCGGTGGTGACGGCGGCGCCCCGGCGGACCGGGACACCGGCGGGCGCCGGACGCACGCGCGGCCGCGGCGGCCGTTCGCGAGCGGGAGCCGCCGAGGCGTGAGCGCCGGCACTCGCGTGCGCTCGCTTCGGCGCGGCGACGCGCGGGCGCGCGCGGGTTGGCGGCGGCGAGCAAACGCGGTACACCCGCTGCCCCGTGCGCGCGCTGGTGACGTGGCCGTTGACGATCCTGTTCGCGGTCGCCTTTTCGACGTTCGCCCTGGTCGACTCCGTGGCGCGGTACGCGGCGGACGCGGATGCGGTGGTCGCCACGGCCCGCCGCGCCGGCGTGCGCGACCGCGCGGCCGAGGCGGCGACCGCGTGGCTGTACGAGCGCGTGCGCGCCGAGCCGGCGTTCGCCGACGCATCGCGGCCGGCGATCCGGCAGATGGTGGACGGCGTCGTCACCGACGCCTGGCTGGACGAGACGCTTCGCCGCGCGCACGCCGCCGCCATGGCGGCGGTCGACGGCGCCCGCGATCGCGCGGCGATCGACCTGCGCGCGACCAAGGCCGCGCTGGCCGGCGCGGTGGAGGATCTCGTCGCGCGCGCGGCCGCGGCGTGCGCCGAGCTCGCCGGGCCAAAGGCGTGCGCCGACGACCGCCGCGCGCGATCGCTGATGGCGGCATTCCGGGCGCGCGGCCGGCGCGCGATCGCGCAGATTCCGGACGAGATCGACCTCGCCCGCGCCGTCGCGCGCGACGGCGGCGACGCCGCGCGCCTCGACGAGCTGCGGGCGTGGATCGGCGACGCGCGCGCGCTGTGGTGGGCGGGGTTGGCGGCGCTGGCCGTGTGTCTCGCCCTCCTCGCGGCGGTCAACGGTCCGCGCCTGCGCGACCGCGCGCGCGCGGTCGCGTGGGCGCTCGCATTCGGCGTGGCGCTCACGTTCGGCGCGATGGCGGGCGCGCGCGCGGTCGCCTCCGGCCGGCTGCAAGCGGCGGTGACGGAGCTGCGCGGATCCCGGGCACCGCGCGACCCGGCGGTGCGGGCGCTCGTCGACGGCGGCGAGGTGTGGGCGGCGCGCGCGGTGGACGACGCGCTCGCGCGCCGGCTGCCGGCGCTGGCGGTCCTCGGCGGCGCCGCGGTGGTCGCCGGCGTGCTGGCCGGGCGGCGCCGATCGCGCTGACGCGCGCCGGTTTTGGCCGGGCGGCGCCCGCGCGCCTCGTGTTGGCCGGGCGGCGCCGGCGCGCGCCTCGTGTTGGCCGGGCGGCGCCGGCGCGCGCCTCGTGTTGACCGGGCGGCGCCGGTCGCGCCGGCGCGCGCGCTCGCGGTGGCCGACCTCGCGCGCGCGGTCGCACGCGGGGCGCCGCGGTCACACGGGTGCGCGGGCGACGGTTGGACTATCCTGGCGCGCGATGGCTGGACGGCGAACGTGGATCGCGCTGGTCTTGGTCGCCGCGGCGGTGGGCCTGTGGCGCTGGCGGGCCGCGCCGGGGCGCGCCCCGGCGGCGACCGGAGCCCCGGCCGCCGGGCCGCCCGATGCCCCGGCGGGGCGGCAGCCCGTGGCGACCCGCGCCCGCCGGGTGCTCGAGCCGACGGTGGGCACCCGGTTTCGCGCCGCACCGGGCGTGGTGGCGACCGTCACCGGCCAGGTGGTCGATGCCGGCACCGGCGCGCCGGTCGCCGGCGTCGACGTGGTGTTCGCGCAAGGGAGCCGGGAGACGACGGCGACCAGTGACGGCGCGGGGAGGTTCTCGCTGTCCCTCGCGCCGGGGGTCTACGACGTCCGCGCGATCGGCGACGGGGTGATCGCGCCGTCGCAGCCGCCGCTGGCGGTCGCCCGGGCCGAGCAGGCGGTCGCGGTGACGGTGCAGGTCGTGCGCACCGCCGCGGTGCGCGGTCGCGTCGTCTACGACGGCGGCGCGGCCGCGGCCGGGGCGGAGGTCGCCATCCGATCCGACTCGCGCGCCGCGGCCGGCTACGTTCGCGCGGGGATGCTGGCGCCGGCGCTCGCCGACGCGGCGGGCGCGTACGAGCTGGTGGTGCCGCCCGGCGCCGTCGAGCTGCGCGCGACGACGGCGGACGGCGCGCACGGGTTCGCCCGGGTCGAGGTCGCGGCCGGCGAGGTCGCGGCCGGCGTCGACATTGTGGTGGACCGCAGCGCGTCGGTGGCGGGCGTCGTCCGCGCGCCGGACGGTTCCGGCCTGGACGATGCGACGGTCGTCGTCTCGACTCGCGTACCGCGCAGCGTTCACTACGACCGCCGGGAAGCGCCGGTCGGCCCGGGCGGCCGGTTCGAGGTGCGCGGGTTGCGGCCGGGCCGGACCGTGGTCGAGGCGGTCGCGGACGGCTACGCGCCGTCGGCGCCGGTGACGATCGACCTGGCGCACGGCGAGGCGCGGACCGGCGTGGTGCTCACGGTGTCCGAGCCGTTGGTGATCGCCGGCCGCGTCGTCGACGCCGACGGTGTGCCGGTGCCCGGCGCCGAGGTCGCGCAGGTGTGGCTCGGCAGCAAGCTGCGCTACGACAAGGTGACCACCGACGGCTCGGGCGCGTTCGCGTTCGACGCCGTCGGCCCCGGCCCGCACATGATCCGGGCGCGGCACCCCGCGTACGTCGATGCGCGGCAAACGAATGTCATGGCGCCGGTCGACGACCTGGTGCTCAAAATGGTGCCGGCCGGGTCGATCCGCGGGCGCGTGCGCGCGGCCGGCGGCGAGCCGGTGCCCGCGTTCTCCGTCGACGTGCGCCCGCGCGGCAAGCGCGGCGGCCGCAAGCGCCGGCGGTTCGCGACCGGCGACGGCCGCTTCGAGATCTGGCCAGTCGCGCCTGGCGACTACGACGTGATCGCGACGGCGGATGGGTTCGCGGAGGCGCGCGCGCGCGTGTCGGTCGAGCCGGCCGAGCCCGCGGACGTCGACGTCGAGCTGTCGCGCCAGTGAGCGGGGCCGCCGGCCGCGCGCCGGCGCCGCGACCCCCCACGGCGTTCGATGCAACCGGTCGGAACTGCGGGTGACTGGAGGCCGGTCCGCGGCTTGCACCCGAGCGGTGCATGGTCGCGGTGACGAATCGGCGCGCTGTCACGGTGCCCGAGGGGCCGTCGGTCGTCCCTCGGATGTTCTGGAAGCTGGCGGGGGGACGCCCGAATCCGGACGACCCGGTGGAGGTCGCGCTGCGCGCGATCGCCGCGCTCGAGGCGCTCGAGCGCGTCGACCGGCCGGGCGTCACCGCGAGCACGCTGACGTTCCTGATGCGGCTCGACGGCGATCGCGTCTACGCGGCGCCCGAACAGCTGCGCGGTGAGCCGACCAGCCAGCGGTCG
Protein-coding regions in this window:
- a CDS encoding carboxypeptidase regulatory-like domain-containing protein; translation: MAGRRTWIALVLVAAAVGLWRWRAAPGRAPAATGAPAAGPPDAPAGRQPVATRARRVLEPTVGTRFRAAPGVVATVTGQVVDAGTGAPVAGVDVVFAQGSRETTATSDGAGRFSLSLAPGVYDVRAIGDGVIAPSQPPLAVARAEQAVAVTVQVVRTAAVRGRVVYDGGAAAAGAEVAIRSDSRAAAGYVRAGMLAPALADAAGAYELVVPPGAVELRATTADGAHGFARVEVAAGEVAAGVDIVVDRSASVAGVVRAPDGSGLDDATVVVSTRVPRSVHYDRREAPVGPGGRFEVRGLRPGRTVVEAVADGYAPSAPVTIDLAHGEARTGVVLTVSEPLVIAGRVVDADGVPVPGAEVAQVWLGSKLRYDKVTTDGSGAFAFDAVGPGPHMIRARHPAYVDARQTNVMAPVDDLVLKMVPAGSIRGRVRAAGGEPVPAFSVDVRPRGKRGGRKRRRFATGDGRFEIWPVAPGDYDVIATADGFAEARARVSVEPAEPADVDVELSRQ